The nucleotide sequence AGACGGGCACGCACCCTACCGAGATGTACAGCGGCAACATCGGGCAGATCATTGAACAGGCCAGGGCTGGCAGCGGCGTCAGCATTATTGTTTCTGAAAAAGCTTCGCTGCAGGAATCCGGTCTGCCTTTTGCCGAATTTCACCCCCTTGGCGAAGCCGTGCTCGTACTGGCCTGGCGCAAGGGCCTGCACCTTGCCTCGCCGCAGGATCTCAGCAAGCCGGAATTTGCCAAAATCGGCTATCCGGACGCCAAGGCGGCCATCTATGGCCGGGCGGCAGTGGCTTTCATGAAGGGAAACAATCTTCTGGAACCGCTCAAGGACAAGCTCTCCATGCTTTCAACCGTTCCGCAGGTGTTTTCATACCTTGTTTCGGGCGATCTTGACGCCGCTTTTGTCAATGAGGCCGTGGCCCGCAAGCAGGGCGACGGCGTCGGCGGCTGGATGGAAGTGCACGAGGGCTACACGCCGCTGCTGCTGGTGGCGGGCGTTGTGGCCGGGCAGGAAAACAACGCCGATGTGCGGGCTTTTTTGCAGTTTTTAACAACGCCCGAAGCCCAGCGCATTCTTGCGGGCAACGGCCTGCGCCCGGCCCATGCCGCTAAATGAGCTGTGGCGCGCCCTGTGCGCGCCTGAAGTCAGCTTTTCCGTGCTGCTGACCCTGCGGGTCTGCGCCGCCTGCCTTGCCCTGCATGCCCTTACGGCCATACCCCTTGCCCGTCTGGGCATGGCCAAAAATCCCTGTCTGCGGCGGGTGGTCAATTTTGTCATCACCCTGCCGCTGGTTTTTCCGCCCATGGCCATGGGTTTTTTGCTGCTCATGTTCTTTGGCCGCAACGGCTGGGGCGGCATGGCCCTGCAGCAGACCTTTGGCGTCAGCCTTGTTTTTTCGCAGGGGGGCATCATCCTGGCCGCATGGCTGGCAGGGCTGCCCCTGGTCGTCAAGCCCGTACAGACGGCCCTGGTCAACCCCGAGCTTTTGCGCTTTGAGCAGGCGGCGCGCGTCTGCGGCGCATCGCCACGCAGCTGCTTTTTTCTTGTGACGCTTCCGCTTATCCGCCACGGGCTGGGCGCGGGCCTGCTGCTGGGCATCACGCGGGCCATGGGCGAGGTGGGCATCAGCCTGATGCTGGGCGGCAACATTGCCGGGCGCACCAATACACTCTCACTTGAAGTTTTCAACGCCGTCTCCACCGGCGAATTTCAACGGGCGGCCATGCTCTGCGCCGTACTGGCGATCATCAGTCTTTTGCTGTACCTTGGCATTGAATGGTGTCAAAAACGATCGTTTTAGGGCACGCGGCACTGAGGGGCTTTTGCGCGTCAGTGCCAAACCTGCCCCGACATTTATCAGGAGCGCGGCATGCACTTTCACTGTCCCGACAGCTGGCTGGACACACTGCTGGCAGACGACTGCCCCGGCCTTGACCTTACTGTCGAACTGCTTGGCATCGGTGCGTCGGAGGGCGTCATGCGGCTTGCCCCCAAGGCGGATTGCGTGATCAGCGGCGTTGAGCAGGCGGAGTTGCTCATGCGCAGGGGGGGCCTTGACGTCAGCCGCACCGCCGCCAATGGCGACAGGTTGCAGGCCGGGCAGCAATGCATCGAGGCCAGGGGCAAGGCCGCAAATCTGCACCGCTGCTGGAAGCTCGGCCAGACCCTTATGGAATACATGACCGGCATCGCCACCCGCAGCGCCCGCATGGTCGACCAGGCCTGCTCTGTAAACCCCGACGTACGCGTCGCCGTTACGCGCAAGAACTTTCCCGGCGCAAAGACCATCTGCCTTGAGGCCGCCATGAACGGCGGCGCAACGGTTCATCGCCAGAACCTCTCGGACAGCATCCTTGTCTTTGAGCAACACAGGGTTTTTTTGCCGGGTACGGCGCAGACCTCGCTGCGCAGCCTGGCGGCCATGATGGACAAACTGCGCGCACGAGCGCCCGAGCATAAAATCAGTGCCGAGGTCGATTCGCTCGAGCAGGCGCTGCTTGTGGCAGAAGCAGGCATCGATATTGTGCAGTGCGAAAAATTCGCCTATGAGACGCTGGCCGAAACCGTCGGCGCGCTACGCTCTGTGCGTGAAGACATTGTTATACTGGCGGCGGGCGGCATTAACGGCGACAACGCCGCCCAGTTTGCGGCAACCGGTGTTGACGTGCTGGTCACGAGCTGGCCTTTTTTTGGCAAACCGGCGGATATCAAGGTTGTAATGGAAAAAGCGCCCACCGAGTCATAACTTGCGGAGCAAACCATGCCTTTTATCAATATCAAGGTCACCGGCGGGGCCGAAGCCCCCACCGCAGAGCAGAAAGAAGAACTCATCAAGGGCGCTACGGAGCTTTTACAGCGGGTGCTGAACAAAAACCCCGCCACCACAGTTGTTATTATTGAAGAAGTTGCCACGGACAACTGGGGCATCGGCGGCGAAAGCATCACCAAAAGGCGGCGCAAGCAGTAGCCGCCCCTGTTGGCCGTATGGTCAGCGCAAAAAGGCCAGACGACAAGACGGCAGCCCAGGCATCAACCCGGGCTGCCGTCTGTGCATACGGTTGCCGTTGCGCCTACAGCCAGCTCACATCCAGAGCCTTGCGCGGCGGCCTGAAGTGAGGCGCAAGCAGGGGAAAGCCCATCATCTGCACCGCGTAGACCTGCTCGTGCGCCTGCAGGCCCGCAAAGGCATGCAGGTCGTGCGCCTCGGGATGCCCCAGCGCAAAGGTGACATAGCCGCCCCAACAACAGCCCACATGGTGAGCATGGGCCACCAGCTCAAGATAGGCAGCCGCAATGGCTGCGTCGGCCGGGGCCCAGTGCCCCTTGGGGGCAACAATCAGCGCCAGCTGCGGGGCATTGCGGCATATGACGTCGTAGCCGGCTTCCCAGGTGCGCACCAGGCTCTCGGCATGCGCGGCTCGGGCAGTTTCCGGATCCACTTGCGGCAGTTTGCGCATCCAGTCGATTACCAGCGCCGCCAGTTTTGCCGTCTTTTCACGAGATTCAAGCACCACCCAGCGCAGCTGCTGCGAATTTTTTGCCGTAGGCGCAAAGCGGGCCACGTCAAGAATGCGCGTCAGCAGGTCGCGCGGCACGGATTTGTCCTTGAACGTGCGGACCGAGCGGCGTGAAAAAACGAGTTCTTCGACCTGTTCGGCGCTCGGCATGAGCTGCCGCCGCAAAGGCTGGTTGTCTTGCGCGCGCATGCCTGGCGCAGAACAGGCATTGGCCGGGCAAAAGGCCATGCACTGGCCGCAGCCAATGCACACGCGGGCCTTGTGCGCCGACATGGAGGGGAATTCGCCCACCTTGGCGTCAATAATCTGAATTGGGCAAACCCTGGCGCAAATACCATCCTTGCGGCACAGGCTTGTATCAACGGTAAATGGATTCATACGCTCCTTGGCGCTAAAACGCGGGGTCAAAGCTGCAAACAGTAGCGCTGCGGCATGGGAGCCGCAGCGCGGAAATTTATGTGCTCACGTGGCGGCACGCGCCGCCCTGCTCCAACCAATACGGCATGCAGCTGTAAAAGGCAAAATCTGGTGCGCGCACGCGCCTTGCTGCCCGCCACGCCTTGCCCATAGCTGGCGCAACAGCGCCCGCAACCGACGCCCAACCACGGCTGGCTGAACAATCAAACACACTGCGCGTTGAGCTCCATTCTGCTGATTTCAACAGTTAAAATACTCTATTCATTGTGCAAGTCGCTTGAGAATAAATTCTCACCCCTGGGCATTGCCATCTAGAAACTTGTTTTTTTACACCAATATGTTATTGTAGACAACATTCTTGTTGTGGAAAGTTTCTATATGTTGCCTAAAACTCTACCAAAATGGCAACATCCATGCTTCATCATTGCCGTTCAGCAGGTCAGAACCATAATAATTTCTTTAAACCTGCCGATAAAGCAATCAAACTATTGCATATGGAGTTTTTATGCAATTACGCGCCAAAGTATGCACGCCTATCGCCGCCATCACTCTTGCCATAGGCATTAGCTGCTATTTTATAATTCAAAAGCAATTTGAGCAGCTTAACGATACAAACATACAGAACCTCGTGGAGGCCCGCGCCTCGCAGATGCAGCAGGCCATTGAGCTGTGCAGCGAGCAGGCCATGCGCATGGCTGCACTGGTGAGCAGATTGCCCGAGGTGGAAGCCGCTTACAAAACCGCTCTGGCGGGCAACATAGATGACGAAAACAGTGCGGCCTCGCAAAAGGGCCGCGAAATGTTGCGGACTTCGCTGGCCCCTATGATTGACGGCTTTACAGCTGTCATCGGCGAAAAACCCCAGATACACTACCATCTGCCCCCCGCGCGCAGTTTTGCGCGCCTGTGGCGCGACAAGCAGACAAAAAAGGGCGGCAAGTGGGTTGATATCTCGGACGATCTTACATCCTTTCGCCCCACGGTGCTCGACGTAAACAAAAACGGCAAGGCGCTGAGCGGGGTGGAGATAGGCAGCGGCGGTTTTGAAATCCGTGGTCTGGCCCCGGTTACCGGGCTGGCTGGCAACCGTCTGGGCTCGGTGGAAGTGCTGGTCAGTTTTACCCATGTGCTTGACGGCCTCAATTCCGGCGCGGGGCAGACCGCACTGCTCTACATGAACGCCGAACATCTGAAGTTTGCCACCGGCCTGCAGGATAAAGACAAATACCCCATTGTCGCCGAATCGTACGTACTTGTGAGCGGCACAAAAGAAGGCAAGGCCGAAAGGCTGACGACCAAGGCCTTTCTGGACGCCAGCCGCAAGGGCGTCACAACCCGGATTGTCGGCTCTTCGCTGCTTTCGGGCATGCCCGTTACCGATTATCAGGACAAGCAGATCGGCATCCTTGTTTTCAGTACCGACCTGACCGAGCAGCAGGGCATAATGAGCCGCGCGGGCATTATCATTGCCGCCGCCTTTCTTACCCTGCTGGTGGTGCCGCTTGTCATGACAGTTTTTGTGCTCAGCGTTACGGTATTGCGGCCTGTGCAGAGCATGCGCCAGACAATCCAGGAGATTGCCGAAGACCGCGCCGTGCTGGCCCACCGCCTGCAGTATGCCTCGAACGACGAAATCGGCACGCTGGCCGCCTGGTTTAACCGCCTGCTCGACAAGATAGAGAGCATGCTCTCAGAGGTGCAGGGCTACAAAAACCTGCTGGATGCCGTACCTGACCCCATTTTTGGCGTGGACGACGATTACCGCATCATCATCGCCAACACTGCCACAGAAAAGCTGCTCAAGCAGGACATCAGCAAGCTGAAGGGGCAGTTTTGCCACGACCAGTTCAACACGCCCGTGTGTCAGACAGACGACTGCCCCATTGCGCAGTCAAAGTGCAGTGGTTCGTCGGTGCTGGCGGGCATCATCGACATCGGTTCGGCGGAAAGCCCCCACTTTATCCAGCCGGTCAGCGATGTGCTGCGCGACGGTCAGGGCAACAAGGTAGGTTATGTGGAAATTGCCCGCGACGTTACCAGCCTGGTGCTCAAAGAGCGTGAAGTTGAAGTAGCCATGAGCCACATGCGCGAGGTCAACTCGGCCATTGCGCAGGCCTCCAGCCGTCTGGCCGACGCCTCGGCGCTCTTGACCGACCGCTTTGAAAAAGTCGCCGAGGGGGCTGATGCGCAAAACAGCCGGGCGCAAGAAACCGCCACCGCCATGGAGGAAATGACCTCCACTGTGCACGATGTGGCGCAAAACGCCGCAGCCGCAGCCGACCAGACCGAAGGGGCGCGGCAAAAGGCCCAGGCGGGCGCTGGGGTTGTCGATGAAGCCGTTGCCGCAATTTCGGAGGTAAATGCGCACGCCTCCGAGCTGCTCAGGGAGATGGAGTCGCTCGAAACGCGCACAGAGGGTATTGGCAGGATAATGGGCGTTATTTCAGACATTGCCGACCAGACCAACCTGCTGGCGCTCAATGCCGCCATTGAAGCGGCCCGCGCGGGCGATGCGGGCAGGGGCTTTGCCGTTGTGGCCGACGAGGTGCGCAAACTGGCCGAAAAGACCATGCTGGCCACCAAGGAGGTGGCCGAGGCCGTCACCGCCATCCAGTCAGTGGCGCGCAACAACATGCAAAAGATGCGCGAGACGGTCGACACCGTCAGCCGCGCCACCGACAGGGCCTACCAAAGCGGTTCGGCGCTTACCGAAATTGTGGAAATAGTCGGCAATGCAAGCAGCAGCGTGCACTCCATCGCTGCGGCGGCGGAGCAGCAATCGGCTACGAGCGAAGAAATCAATCAGGCCATTGTGGACGTGAAACATGTTGCGGAAAGCACCCACATGCTGACCAACGAACTGCACAACACCGTTGCAGAGCTCTCGCACCTGGCGGAACAGCTCAAGGATCTTTCGCAAAAATAGCGCTTGTTGCAGGCCCCAGACCAGCACGACCCGACGGCGATCAGCCAGAAACGGCTGGACTGGGGCCTTCTTGACCTTTTGGGCAAGATACCCTAGGCACTTTTTAGAGGGCAACGGCTCAGCCCAGGCCAAACATACACATTAGCGGCCCCTACCCTCGTGCAAAACCAGCCGCCCCCTGCATCACGGGGCAGCGCAAAAGTGGTTTGCAAACAGGCCCACCTGCCCAGACGCCCCTATTAGCAGCATATCCATGCCTGTGCCTCTGCATACTTCATTTTCAACATGGTCGGCACTGCCTACCGGCGGCCCTGTTGCGGCCACTGCCGCACCCTCTCCATCAAGGTTATTGAGGTTTTTTGATGAAAAATGTCGAACGCTTGCTTCAGGGAAACGAATTTTTTCAAAAAAACTATTTTTGCAAGCATGAAGAAGAGCTGCTTGAGCTGGTCTCCAGCGGCCAGCACCCAAAGGTGCTGTATATAGGCTGCGCCGATTCCAGGGTTATCCCCTCGCTTATCACCAACACCCCGCCTGGACAGCTTTTTGTGTTGCGCAACGTGGGCAACTTTGTAGCTCCCTACAAGCCAGACGAAGACTATCACGCCATGGCAGCTGGCATTGAATACGCCGTAACAGCCCTCAGGGTTGAAGAAATCATCATTTGCGGCCATACCTATTGCGGCGCTATCGCGGCCCTGTACAAGAACATCCACGGCGAGGCCTTTGTGCACACGCAAAAATGGCTTTCGCTGGGCAAAAAGGCCAAGGAACTGGCAACCCTCGCACTGGGCAAAAATGAGGAACAGGAAAAACTTTTGCGCCTGACCGAAAAGCTTTCCATCATTTTTCAGATTGAAAACCTCATGACCTACCCATGCGTGCGCGAAAAGGTTGGCACGGGCGAGCTGCACGTGCACGGCTGGCTGTACCACATCGAATCCGGCGAAATAAAATACTACGACCCCGACGAGCACGACTTTCTGGCCCTGAAAAAATAGCGTCCGGCAGACGCAGCAGGTGCGCCGGACACGCGCATTGTTACAGCAGCGGATTCCCAGCCATGGGAGCCCGCTGCTTTTTTACGCATCACCCGCTGGCACCTGACGTGTTGACCTGCTTCAGCTTCCGCCCCTGCCCCAGCCCGCCTGCGTGGCGGCAAGCCCGCACAAAGACTCGCAAGCAACCAGTGCACATAAAAAATCATATAAATCAAGCCAGATATAAATTAATTAGCGGGCACGGCAGCCCTGTATTTACACAATCTGCTTTTTATATTTAAATGAAAAGGAATAGAAAGTTTTTTTATAATTGTAGCAACATGCAAGGAACTACTTCCATGAATAACGATTTGATAAATCAATTTATAACGTGGAATGGTTCTGTAAATATCCCCTGTTGCCTCATCCAATGCACAGGAAACGACTCATATGCCGTAACAGCATACAACACTGCATTTTTTAATTTTTTAAAAATAGATGGTAATATTGATTCTCTTGATAATGTTATTAAAATTAAACAGCATCTAGACAACCTTATTTTTAATAATGGCGCAAAAGAATGGACAGAATACAGTGAAGAACTGAATACGTTTATTGACTGCCAGTGCCAGTTGATCAAGGAAAAAGCGTACGCGCTGTGGATTACTGCTGCAGAACACAAATCTACTGACATTCTCGGCAATATCCCCATTGGCATTATCCGCATGCGAGTCGCCCATGGCTCAACCGGGCTGCGCTGTTCATACATCAACAGCAAGGCCCTGAGCATGATCCCCACGTCGGGCCGCGATGCGGGCAATCTGCTTCAGACAAGCAAGATCATGCATGTCCATGATGCTGACGCGAGCGCCGTGGAACAAACCGTGGCAGCCTTTATTGGCGGCGGCGACGGGCATACGTTCGAGTGCAGGCTCTGCCCGCCAGAGGCTCAATGCCGCTGGATTCGCGCCAGCCTTGCGTGGATTATCCCGCAAAAGCTTTTGCAAATCGCCTTTGTCGATATTTCCAGTGAAAAACAGACCGAAGAGCACAACCGGCAAAACCAGCTGTTGCTGCAAAAAATTCTCGACACCACGCAGGCGGCTATATTCTGGAAAGATGCGGAAAGGCGCTTTATCGGCGTCAACAAAGCTTTTCTGGAATATTACGGCTTTGATTCAGTAGACGTTTTGCGGGGCAAAAATGATGAAGACATGGGCTGGCACAGCGACCCTGACCCCTACAAAAATGACGAATTGCGGGTTCTGCAGGGCGAAACAACCACGCGTGTTCCCGGCATGTGCTTTTGCAAGGGCGAAAACCGCCATATTGTTGCCAGCAAAAGTCCGCTGCTGGAAAATGACAAAATAGTAGGCCTGGTCGGCAGCTTTGAAGACGTTACAAACGAGGTCCGGCTGCGCAACGACGTTATTGAGCTGAATTCACGGCTGAAGGCGGCTCTGGAAAATGAACGGCAGGCCAACCACGCCAAGTCGGAATTTCTGCTGCGCATGAGCCACGACATGCGCACCCCGCTGACCACGATTATTGGTTTTTCAGACCTCGAGTTGCAAAAAAACCATGACCCTGACCTCATCAGGGTGTTTTCCACCATCAAATCCTGTTCCAATTTTCTTCTGGCCATCCTCTCGGATATTCTCGATCTGCAAAAAATCTCCAAGGGCAAGGTTGATATCAGGCCGACCATCTGCACCGGTGCGGAGAGCGCAAAAAATATCGAGGCGATAATACGCCCGCAGGCAGAGGCCAAAAAAATAAACTTCATCGCGCACTTCAACTGCGCTTCCACAAACTGCCATGTTCAGATCGATACGCGCAAGGTTCAGCAGATCATCGTCAACCTGTTGAACAACGCCGTCAAATATACCCAACCCGGCGGCACCATCACATGGCGCACTGTCATCAGCGGCGAAGAGGGGGACAATCTTTCAGTCACCCACGTCATCTCGGACAACGGACCGGGAATCAGCAAAAAATTTCAGGCCAGGATGTACGCCCCATTTACGCAAGAAAGTTCTTCCCCAAGCTCGGGCAGCGGCCTTGGTCTGGCGATTGTGAAAAAGCTGGTCGATCTTCTTGGTGGAAGCATTGCCTGCAACTCCGCTCCCGGCCAGGGAACAACCTTTACGGTTGTTTTGCCGCACAAAAAGGCAAATGAAATTGATATTACAGAATATTACGCGCAAAAAAACCGACAGACCGACACCAACGGGCTTAAAGGCAAAACAGTCCTGATCTGCGAAGACAACACCATCAACAGCCAAATTCTAAAAGAACTGCTCGAAGGCGAGGGCATGACCTGCGACCTGGCGGTCAATGGCCGCGAAGCCGTAACCATGGCCCGCAGCGCCCGTTACCACATCATCCTGATGGACATCCGCATGCCCCTCATGGACGGATATGAGGCCACGCGCGCCATACGCGATTTTGACATGGACACGCCCATTGTGGCCCTGTCGGCCAATGCCTTGTCAGACGAAAAACAAACTGCCTTTGAATCCGGCATGGACGATTTTCTGGAAAAACCCATCGTCCTCCCCCTGCTGTTTTCAACCCTGGGACAGTTTCTCTCCGCCCCCGTCCCAACCCCGTAGCGGTATTTGCACGGAGGCGCGAGCCCGCGCCTGACGGCGGGCTTTTAATCCATATTGCCTCCGCCTTGCAGGCGTTGCAGCAGCGCATTCTTCCCCACCACTCTGACAGTACTTGTCAGACGTTGCCCCGTGATTATTCTTACATACATGGTTGGATGCGCTGTAAATTGCATAGCGCAAAAGCAGACCAGAACAATATGGTATTACAAAGCAAACCAACAAAACATAAGGAGCTGCGGCAGCTTTGTTGCCCGCAGACGCTGGTTCGCTTTTTTATCACAGCCGTCAGTGCTTTGCAGTTTGCCCATGTTGGGATATTCTGCATTCGTGTAGGATACCAAAAGACATACAGCGGCAAAGGCAAAAAAACAGGGTTCGTCCTCCAATGCAACCGGGGGCCAACACCCAAGGAGGCCAATGATGACATCCGTTAAAAGCATCAGCGCCCAGGCCCTGCTGCAAAAAGACATAACACAGGCTCTTGTGGTCGATGTGCGCACGCCCATGGAATTTGCGGAAAAACGCCTCGCCCGCCCTGCTGCTCTGGCTCCGGTTACGGAGCTTGAACCGCGCGATGTCGCCCTGCGCAGCGGAGCCTTGCAAACTACCCCCATTTACACCCTCTGCGCCAGCGGCAGACGCGCGCAAACTGCGGCAGCAAAATTTGTCGAAGCCGGTTTTGCAGACGTCACCGTTATCGAAGGCGGCATAGCCGCCTGCAAGGAAGCCGGTTTTGCAACCGTGGGGCAGGCCCTGCCCAAAACAGGCGAGACCTCGCCCACGCTCGACAGGCAGGTGCGCCTTGCAGCGGGCGCGCTCACGGCGGCATTTGTTTTGCTGGGCCTTTTGGTGCATCCGGCATTTTTGCTCGGTGCGCTCTTTGTTGGTTGCGGGCAGGTTTTTTCGGGCCTGACCAACTGGTGCGGGCTGGCCCTGCTGCTGGCACGCGCCCCGTGGAACAACAAAAAAGGCTGCGCAGGCGCCGCCTGCCCCATCGGCGCGGGCAAAAGCCCTGGCGCAAGCTGCCAGTAGCCCCGCCTGCGTACAGCGCCGCACTTCATTCTTCAGTCTTTTGCAAAGGAGTTCGCCATGTCCGCACCAAACGTGCGCGGGTTTTTTGACCCCGCAACCGCCACCTGGACATATGTGGTCTGGTCCGACACCGACACCCAGAGCCGTTGCGCCATTATCGACAGCGTGCTGGATTTTGACCTGCATGCCTGCCGCACGTCCACGGTTTCCGCCGATACTGTCATCGACTTTGTCCGCCAGTATAATCTGGTGGTTGAATGGATACTCGAAACGCACATCCATGCCGACCACATTACTGCCGCCAGCTACATCAAGGAAAAAATGGGCGGCAAGATAGCCATCAGTAAACACATGCTGGACATCATCGCCACCTGGACGCCCATTTTTCAGACGCAGGAGGACACCCCGGCGGACGGATCCGCCTTTGACCACCTATTTGAAAACGACGAGGAGTTCACCATTGCCGACATGCCCGCCAAGATAATCCACACCCCCGGCCATACCCCGGCGGACACGACATATATTGTGGGCAACGCGGCCTTTGTGGGCGACGCCATTTTTCTGCCCGACGTGGGCTCCGGCAGGTGCGATTTTCCTGGCGGCAGCGCGGATGACTCCTATGATTCTTCGCGCAGGCTGTTGGCCCTGCCCGACAACACGCGTATTTACGTGGGGCACGATTACCCGCCCGAGGGCGTGCGCGGCCCGCTGTGCATGGCCACCGTGGGCGAGCAAAAGGCAGGCAACGTGCGCCTCAACCTGCAGATAAGCAAGGCGGATTTTGTGGCAAAGCGCCGTGCCGACGATACGGGCAAGGCGGTGCCGCCGCTGATTTTGCCCTCGCTGCAGGCCAACATGCGCACTGGCCGGTTTGGCAAGGCGGTCAACGGCATGCAGTACGTAAAACTGCCCCTCAACCGGATGTAAGTTTGACTGCGGCAGGCCGCGCCATTGAAGGATGCGGCAGCCATAAAACGTCAAGCCCCTCCGTGGCGCCAACGGCAGCGACACGGGGGGGCTGTATTTCCGCCATGCAGTTCAGGCCTGACATGCGCTGGGCAGCCAGACCCGACGATGCTCGCTATTTCTGACCGTACACGGCCCTTGCCAGCGATACTGCAAACGGCCCGGCCATGCCCGTGGGGGTGGTGTTGGTAAGCGCCACAAATGAAATTCCGTTTGCCCGGTCCATAAAAAAGTGGGTCCCGTAAGCGCCGCTCCAGCTCCAGGTTCCGGGCCCGGCGGCGTATTCCGCCTTGCCAGGCTGCAGCAGCACAGCCGCTCCAAAGCCAAAAC is from Desulfovibrio desulfuricans and encodes:
- a CDS encoding MBL fold metallo-hydrolase, whose product is MSAPNVRGFFDPATATWTYVVWSDTDTQSRCAIIDSVLDFDLHACRTSTVSADTVIDFVRQYNLVVEWILETHIHADHITAASYIKEKMGGKIAISKHMLDIIATWTPIFQTQEDTPADGSAFDHLFENDEEFTIADMPAKIIHTPGHTPADTTYIVGNAAFVGDAIFLPDVGSGRCDFPGGSADDSYDSSRRLLALPDNTRIYVGHDYPPEGVRGPLCMATVGEQKAGNVRLNLQISKADFVAKRRADDTGKAVPPLILPSLQANMRTGRFGKAVNGMQYVKLPLNRM